The DNA sequence CTCCGAAACCGGCCAACGGCCAGATCAGGACCAATCGCACCGGTCGTCAGGGCATAGTAGCCCTTAACATGGTGCCCATCGCACAGCACATAAGTACGGCTGCCCCCATTCATCTGGTTCTTTAGCGCACGTTTACCCAGCCAGTCATTCAGGTTGCTTGAGCCACAATCAAAAGAGCGGGTGTCGTGGTGTGATCCCAATAGTTCTGGGGCACTCAGCATCACACCTCCCAGGGGGCAGGTGTGGACATGGTTTTACGCAACCGATCATTCGGGCTCGGTGCTTCATCCAGCCGTGCCAGGAATGCGTCGTACACTTCAGGGGACACCGAAACATAGGCTTGTTCCAGCAACGCATCAGCTGCCTCACGGCGCACAGCCCCCATGATGAACTCCGTACGTGTTTTACCGCAGACTTTGGCTGCTCGTTCAATCAAGGCCCGCTCATCATCACGGATACGCAGGTTCAATGTCTTATCGCGTTTGGCTTCCACATGTGCAGTGGCCATAA is a window from the Oceanimonas sp. GK1 genome containing:
- a CDS encoding DUF1778 domain-containing protein, with translation MATAHVEAKRDKTLNLRIRDDERALIERAAKVCGKTRTEFIMGAVRREAADALLEQAYVSVSPEVYDAFLARLDEAPSPNDRLRKTMSTPAPWEV